In Jeotgalibacillus aurantiacus, the following are encoded in one genomic region:
- the rnr gene encoding ribonuclease R encodes MEDSIMEMRDRLLTFMREEAYKPLTVQELEEEFGITDSVEFKALVKSLVILEEKGEIVRTRSNRYGVPEKMNLVRGTLSGHAKGFAFLIPEDSERKDIFIPPNESANAMHGDKVLVRVSSQSRGDREEGTVVRILERGTKQVVGTYTESKNFGFVIPDDKKMASDIFIPRNANKGAVEGHKVIVEITAYPDGRNSAEGEVVKILGHKNDPGVDILSIIHKHGITIEFPDDVIKQANEVPDEIDPADLKDRRDLRDVTTVTIDGADAKDLDDAISLTKLDNGNYLLGVHIADVSHYVTEGSPIDEEAYERGTSVYLVDRVIPMIPHRLSNGICSLNPKVDRLTLSCEMEIDQNGGVVNHEIFQSVIRTNERMTYSDVNKILVDQDEALIEKYEPLVPMFREMEQLAAILRGKRFGRGAIDFDFKEAKVMVDEEGHPVEIGIRERSVGEKLIEEFMLAANETVAEHFHWLNLPFIYRIHEDPKAEKLERFFEFITNFGITVKGSGNEIHPRALQEIIDDIQGRPEEMVVSTMMLRSMQQAKYNENSLGHFGLATDFYTHFTSPIRRYPDLIVHRLIRTYLINKKVDDRTQQKWDSILPELAAHTSGRERRAVDAERETDELKKAEFMMDKIGEEFDGVISSVTNFGMFVELPNTIEGLVHVSYMTDDYYRFDERHMAMIGERTGNVFRIGDEITIRVVNVNKEERAIDFEIVGMKGTPRQRRETAKVIQSKERSSSGRVRKKNAGKQDDGKKGNKKKFYKGVPKNKKSKKKKRK; translated from the coding sequence ATGGAAGATTCGATTATGGAAATGAGAGACAGGCTTCTGACGTTTATGAGGGAGGAAGCCTACAAACCGCTGACGGTTCAGGAGCTCGAAGAAGAGTTCGGGATTACGGATTCAGTGGAATTTAAAGCGCTTGTGAAATCACTCGTGATTTTGGAGGAAAAAGGGGAGATTGTACGTACGCGGAGCAACCGCTACGGTGTCCCTGAGAAGATGAATCTCGTTCGTGGTACACTGAGCGGTCATGCGAAGGGATTTGCTTTTTTAATTCCTGAAGATAGTGAGCGTAAGGATATTTTTATCCCGCCAAATGAGTCTGCTAATGCGATGCACGGGGATAAGGTACTCGTACGCGTATCAAGCCAGTCCCGCGGTGACCGTGAAGAAGGAACCGTGGTGCGTATTCTGGAGCGAGGCACTAAGCAGGTCGTGGGTACGTATACGGAAAGCAAAAACTTCGGATTTGTCATTCCAGACGATAAGAAAATGGCAAGCGATATTTTCATCCCAAGAAACGCTAACAAAGGAGCAGTGGAAGGACACAAGGTGATTGTTGAAATTACTGCGTATCCGGACGGCCGCAACAGCGCTGAAGGGGAAGTCGTAAAAATCCTTGGTCATAAAAATGATCCTGGTGTCGACATTTTATCAATCATCCATAAACACGGGATCACGATTGAATTCCCGGATGACGTGATTAAGCAGGCGAATGAGGTACCGGATGAAATTGATCCGGCTGACTTAAAGGACCGCCGCGATCTGCGTGACGTGACAACCGTTACGATTGACGGAGCGGACGCGAAGGACCTCGATGATGCCATTTCGTTAACGAAGCTTGATAACGGGAATTATCTGCTTGGCGTTCATATTGCTGACGTCAGTCATTACGTGACAGAGGGCTCTCCAATCGATGAGGAAGCATACGAGCGCGGGACGAGTGTGTATTTAGTAGACCGGGTCATCCCGATGATTCCGCACCGTCTATCTAACGGGATCTGTTCACTGAATCCGAAGGTGGACCGCCTGACGCTTTCCTGTGAAATGGAGATCGATCAAAACGGCGGCGTGGTGAATCACGAGATTTTCCAGAGTGTGATCCGCACGAATGAACGTATGACCTATTCTGACGTGAATAAAATTCTCGTGGATCAGGATGAAGCGCTAATTGAGAAATATGAACCGCTAGTGCCAATGTTCCGTGAAATGGAACAGCTTGCGGCGATTTTACGCGGTAAACGATTTGGGCGTGGCGCGATCGACTTTGATTTTAAAGAAGCAAAAGTGATGGTGGACGAGGAAGGTCATCCGGTTGAGATCGGCATCCGCGAGCGTTCTGTTGGTGAAAAGCTGATTGAAGAATTTATGCTTGCAGCGAACGAAACGGTTGCTGAGCATTTCCACTGGCTGAATCTGCCGTTCATTTACCGTATTCACGAGGATCCGAAAGCTGAAAAGCTGGAGCGGTTCTTCGAGTTTATTACAAACTTCGGGATCACGGTAAAAGGTTCCGGTAACGAGATTCATCCGCGTGCGCTCCAGGAAATCATCGATGATATTCAGGGACGTCCGGAGGAAATGGTTGTGTCAACGATGATGCTTCGCTCTATGCAGCAGGCAAAATACAACGAAAACAGTCTCGGTCACTTTGGACTGGCAACTGATTTCTATACACATTTCACCTCACCAATCAGGCGTTATCCGGATTTGATCGTGCACCGTCTGATCCGCACGTATTTGATTAACAAAAAAGTGGATGACCGTACGCAGCAGAAATGGGATTCTATTTTACCGGAGCTTGCGGCGCATACGTCCGGTCGTGAAAGACGCGCTGTTGATGCAGAACGTGAAACGGACGAGCTGAAAAAAGCTGAATTTATGATGGATAAAATCGGTGAAGAATTTGACGGTGTGATTTCATCTGTCACAAACTTCGGGATGTTCGTGGAGCTGCCAAATACGATTGAAGGCCTTGTTCATGTCAGCTATATGACGGACGATTATTATCGCTTTGATGAGCGTCATATGGCCATGATCGGGGAGCGGACAGGTAATGTCTTCCGCATTGGTGATGAGATTACGATCCGCGTTGTTAATGTCAATAAAGAAGAGCGGGCGATCGATTTCGAAATCGTCGGAATGAAAGGCACACCACGCCAGCGCCGCGAAACCGCCAAGGTCATCCAGAGTAAAGAGCGCAGCAGCTCAGGCCGTGTCAGAAAGAAAAACGCCGGCAAGCAGGATGACGGTAAAAAAGGCAACAAAAAGAAGTTTTATAAAGGTGTACCGAAAAATAAAAAGAGTAAGAAAAAGAAACGTAAATAG
- a CDS encoding alpha/beta hydrolase gives MKLNLPKPFTFEGGKRAVLLLHGFTGNSSDVRMLGRFLEKNGYTSHAPHYKGHGVPPEELVETGPKDWWKDVMRGYDHLKAQGYEEIAVAGLSLGGVFSLKLGYTVPVKGIVTMCAPMYIKSEEVMYKGVLDYAREFKKYEKKDEDQIEAEMKEFEKTPMKTLKSLQELIGDVRESVDMIYTPTFVVQGRHDHMINTDSANIIYDGVETDQKKLKWYEESGHVITLDKEKEQLHEDVLAFLDSLDWSADK, from the coding sequence ATGAAATTGAATTTGCCAAAACCATTTACGTTTGAAGGTGGGAAGCGTGCGGTGCTTTTATTGCATGGGTTCACCGGAAATTCGTCGGACGTCCGGATGCTTGGGCGTTTTTTAGAGAAGAACGGTTATACGTCTCATGCGCCGCATTATAAGGGGCATGGTGTGCCACCGGAGGAGCTTGTGGAGACGGGCCCGAAAGACTGGTGGAAGGATGTTATGCGCGGGTATGATCATCTGAAGGCGCAGGGCTATGAGGAGATTGCGGTTGCCGGACTTTCTTTGGGAGGCGTATTTTCGCTTAAATTAGGTTACACTGTTCCTGTAAAGGGTATCGTGACCATGTGCGCGCCGATGTACATCAAAAGTGAAGAAGTGATGTATAAAGGAGTTTTGGATTACGCACGCGAATTTAAGAAGTATGAGAAGAAAGATGAAGATCAGATTGAAGCTGAAATGAAGGAATTTGAAAAGACCCCAATGAAGACGCTGAAGTCACTGCAGGAGTTAATTGGTGATGTCAGAGAGTCTGTTGATATGATTTATACACCGACATTTGTAGTGCAGGGACGACATGATCACATGATTAATACGGATTCTGCCAATATTATATACGACGGTGTAGAAACTGATCAGAAAAAGCTCAAGTGGTATGAGGAATCAGGACATGTGATTACGCTTGATAAAGAGAAAGAACAGCTGCATGAGGATGTGCTGGCATTTCTTGATTCGCTTGACTGGTCCGCCGATAAATAA
- the secG gene encoding preprotein translocase subunit SecG, whose translation METLLTVLLVITCISLIIVVLLQSGKSAGLSGAISGGAEQLFGKQKARGIDLVLNRLTIVLSVLFFVLTIAVAYFIQ comes from the coding sequence ATGGAAACGTTATTAACAGTATTACTTGTGATCACTTGTATCTCATTAATCATTGTGGTTCTTCTGCAATCAGGAAAAAGCGCAGGTCTTTCAGGCGCCATTTCCGGAGGAGCAGAACAGCTTTTTGGTAAACAGAAAGCGCGAGGAATTGACCTTGTTTTAAATCGTTTGACTATTGTTCTGTCGGTGCTGTTTTTCGTCTTGACGATTGCAGTTGCCTATTTCATTCAATAA